The Rhodospirillales bacterium genome includes the window TGCTCGGCCTCGATCCGATTGACGATCAGGTAATCCAGATGGTCCAGCGCCTCGCGCGGCAGCGCGTGCGCGGGCGCAAGGTTCAGAATGGTTTTCGCCCCCCTGGCCGAGGCGCGGGCCAGCACATCCCAGTTTACCGCCTCCGGCAACTCCATCTGCATCAAAACCACGTTGCCGGGGGTCAGGATTTCATCCGGCACTTGTTCGGGCGACACTTCGGAATTCGCGCCCTGCGCGACCACGATCTGGTTTTCCCCGGTTTCGTCGACGAAAATCGTGGCGCAACCCGTCGGTGTATCCTCCGACACCGTGACGGCGGTGGTCAAAATCCCCTCCCGCCGCATGGAATTGAGCGCACGCGTGCCAAACCCGTCATCGCCCACCTTGCCGATCATCGCCACCTTGCCCCCGGCGCGCGCGGCGGCAACAGCCTGATTCATGCCCTTGCCGCCCGGCATCCATTCATAGGCATGGGTCAGCACCGTTTCCCCGGGCTTGGGGAAATGCTTGACCTGCATTAGCATGTCGATATTTATGGAACCGAGGACGATGATCATGGGTTTCGACTTTCTAGCGCATTTTAACACGCTTCTCAAAGACCTTGAAGCCGATGGGCGCTACCGCACCTTCCGCACGCTTGAACGCCCGGTCGGACACTTTCCCGCGGGCCGCATCACCCACCCGGACGGAAAGACGCAAAACGTCACCATCTGGTGCTCGAACGATTATCTGGGCATGGGCCAGCACAAGGTCGTGCGCGACGCCATGAAGGACGCGATCGACCGCCACGGCGCGGGCGCGGGCGGCACCCGCAACATCGCCGGCACAACGGCCGAGATCGTGGCGCTCGAATCCCTCCTCG containing:
- a CDS encoding ribokinase, with protein sequence MIIVLGSINIDMLMQVKHFPKPGETVLTHAYEWMPGGKGMNQAVAAARAGGKVAMIGKVGDDGFGTRALNSMRREGILTTAVTVSEDTPTGCATIFVDETGENQIVVAQGANSEVSPEQVPDEILTPGNVVLMQMELPEAVNWDVLARASARGAKTILNLAPAHALPREALDHLDYLIVNRIEAEQIAARLKLKIESDAAKLAHALSRQCDLTCIITLSSKGSVAVHGNKGWYVPALGVQPVVDTTGAGDAYCGVFAEAIHRRLSVPEAMRRASLAGSMSVTAKGAQTAMPYADDIANGLHQIPDAEELTI